In Erigeron canadensis isolate Cc75 chromosome 6, C_canadensis_v1, whole genome shotgun sequence, the following are encoded in one genomic region:
- the LOC122603772 gene encoding histone deacetylase 8 isoform X2, giving the protein MSDYQQQQEEEATDSNIINVFWDKGMLDHDMGTGVFDSGIDPGFLDILEKHPENPDRIINIVSILKRGPISPFISWHSSSKPAHVSQLLSFHTQEYIDSLLEADKNGGKTICSGTFLNIGSWNSALLAAGTTLSAIKYILDGHGKLCYALVRPPGHHAQPTRADGYCFLNNAGLAVQYALDSGCKRVTVIDIDVHYGNGTAEGFYHSDKVLTISLHMNHGSWGTSHPQSGDINELGEGTGYGYNLNVPLPNGTGDKGYKYAMVELVSPAVRKFRPDMMVFVVGQDSSAFDPNGRQCLSMEGYRDIGQIIRRLADDHCNGRILIVQEGGYHVTYSAYCLHATLEGVLNLPAPLLSDPIAYYPEDDASAIKAIESIKHHQATVVPFLRDATH; this is encoded by the exons ATGTCCGACTACCAGCAGCAGCAGGAGGAGGAGGCAACTGACAGTAACATAATAAACGTATTCTGGGACAAGGGTATGTTGGATCATGACATGGGTACAGGAGTATTCGATAGCGGAATAGACCCTGGTTTTCTAGACATCCTTGAAAAACACCCTGAAAACCCTGACAGGATAATTAACATTGTTTCCATCCTTAAAAGAGGTCCAATTTCCCCTTTCATTTCATGGCACTCTTCTTCTAAACCTGCTCATGTTTCCCAATTGCTGTCTTTCCATACCCAAG AATATATCGACTCTCTACTCGAAGCAGATAAAAATGGAGGAAAAACAATTTGTAGTGGGACATTTCTGAATATTGGGTCATGGAATTCTGCACTTTTAGCTGCTGGCACTACACTTTCAGCCATTAAGTATATTCTTGACGGACATGGAAAGTTATGTTATGCATTGGTTAGGCCACCTGGCCATCATGCTCAGCCTACTCGAGCTGATGGCTATTGCTTTCTAAATAATGCGGGCCTTGCTGTTCAATATGCTTTAGATTCGGGTTGTAAAAGGGTTACAGTTATAGATATTGATGTTCATTATGGTAATGGAACTGCAGAGGGTTTCTACCATTCTGACAAAGTTCTGACTATTTCCCTTCATATGAATCATGGTTCGTGGGGGACATCTCATCCTCAAAGTGGAGATATAAATGAGCTTGGTGAGGGGACTGGATATGGGTATAATCTGAATGTGCCTTTGCCAAATGGAACGGGGGACAAGGGATATAAGTATGCAATGGTGGAGCTCGTCTCCCCTGCTGTTAGAAAGTTCAGGCCTGATATGATGGTTTTTGTTGTTGGTCAAGATTCAAGTGCT TTTGATCCAAATGGAAGACAATGTTTATCAATGGAGGGTTATCGAGACATTGGCCAGATAATTCGCAGGCTAGCTGATGATCATTGCAACGGGCGCATCTTAATTGTGCAGGAAGGTGGGTATCATGTAACATATTCAGCGTATTGTCTTCATGCAACTCTTGAAGGCGTGCTTAATCTTCCGGCACCTCTGTTATCTGATCCCATTGCTTACTACCCTGAGGATGATGCATCTGCTATTAAAGCTATTGAATCAATTAAACACCATCAAGCAACAGTTGTACCATTTTTAAGAGATGCCACCCATTAG
- the LOC122603772 gene encoding histone deacetylase 8 isoform X1: MSDYQQQQEEEATDSNIINVFWDKGMLDHDMGTGVFDSGIDPGFLDILEKHPENPDRIINIVSILKRGPISPFISWHSSSKPAHVSQLLSFHTQEYIDSLLEADKNGGKTICSGTFLNIGSWNSALLAAGTTLSAIKYILDGHGKLCYALVRPPGHHAQPTRADGYCFLNNAGLAVQYALDSGCKRVTVIDIDVHYGNGTAEGFYHSDKVLTISLHMNHGSWGTSHPQSGDINELGEGTGYGYNLNVPLPNGTGDKGYKYAMVELVSPAVRKFRPDMMVFVVGQDSSAQFDPNGRQCLSMEGYRDIGQIIRRLADDHCNGRILIVQEGGYHVTYSAYCLHATLEGVLNLPAPLLSDPIAYYPEDDASAIKAIESIKHHQATVVPFLRDATH; encoded by the exons ATGTCCGACTACCAGCAGCAGCAGGAGGAGGAGGCAACTGACAGTAACATAATAAACGTATTCTGGGACAAGGGTATGTTGGATCATGACATGGGTACAGGAGTATTCGATAGCGGAATAGACCCTGGTTTTCTAGACATCCTTGAAAAACACCCTGAAAACCCTGACAGGATAATTAACATTGTTTCCATCCTTAAAAGAGGTCCAATTTCCCCTTTCATTTCATGGCACTCTTCTTCTAAACCTGCTCATGTTTCCCAATTGCTGTCTTTCCATACCCAAG AATATATCGACTCTCTACTCGAAGCAGATAAAAATGGAGGAAAAACAATTTGTAGTGGGACATTTCTGAATATTGGGTCATGGAATTCTGCACTTTTAGCTGCTGGCACTACACTTTCAGCCATTAAGTATATTCTTGACGGACATGGAAAGTTATGTTATGCATTGGTTAGGCCACCTGGCCATCATGCTCAGCCTACTCGAGCTGATGGCTATTGCTTTCTAAATAATGCGGGCCTTGCTGTTCAATATGCTTTAGATTCGGGTTGTAAAAGGGTTACAGTTATAGATATTGATGTTCATTATGGTAATGGAACTGCAGAGGGTTTCTACCATTCTGACAAAGTTCTGACTATTTCCCTTCATATGAATCATGGTTCGTGGGGGACATCTCATCCTCAAAGTGGAGATATAAATGAGCTTGGTGAGGGGACTGGATATGGGTATAATCTGAATGTGCCTTTGCCAAATGGAACGGGGGACAAGGGATATAAGTATGCAATGGTGGAGCTCGTCTCCCCTGCTGTTAGAAAGTTCAGGCCTGATATGATGGTTTTTGTTGTTGGTCAAGATTCAAGTGCT CAGTTTGATCCAAATGGAAGACAATGTTTATCAATGGAGGGTTATCGAGACATTGGCCAGATAATTCGCAGGCTAGCTGATGATCATTGCAACGGGCGCATCTTAATTGTGCAGGAAGGTGGGTATCATGTAACATATTCAGCGTATTGTCTTCATGCAACTCTTGAAGGCGTGCTTAATCTTCCGGCACCTCTGTTATCTGATCCCATTGCTTACTACCCTGAGGATGATGCATCTGCTATTAAAGCTATTGAATCAATTAAACACCATCAAGCAACAGTTGTACCATTTTTAAGAGATGCCACCCATTAG
- the LOC122605962 gene encoding transcription factor LHW isoform X1, translating to MGYLLKEALKTLCGVNQWCYAIFWKIGCQNPKLLIWEECYYEPIIYSNSGHGMQATNKVHLLVTKMMKDNYINLLGEGLVGRVAFTRNHQWIVSDNKMLVHPSEVSNEVSTQISAGIQTIAVIPVHPHGVVQLGSSSAIMENIGFVNDVKSLISQLGCVPGALLTDIYMKNEDVMEPTPYTQEPICHRNSIFAHSSGKSKVTDGTLFIPDSCNNQGYSHSPQASGSSGHTSLSFGRCVGDNQVAKGSTLANSKVCHQTSTNFDNKIDQTAFGSFSEKYNLFKSMEQNISSGAFLGDHADTIISQVACSDRQLFTDAHFSSTHVDTQPKQTSNKDKLEHELFQALTMSSEEACLKPPSRDDLFDIVGMDFENKVFGGSRNNFVNNGVESNLLGFRKDSMDLELISVYEGESDSGIYSSATSDHLLDAVVSKVQSSLKPNSDDMMSYSSLTKTSSSSAPVNCSTSVWATQGINLMQKELLGVPKSLKSTGVTSSYSYKEDGGNFSDTSSVISSQISSWADQRNELKKDSGVGSGNAKKTDEISKSNRKRLKPGDNPRPRPKDRQMIQDRVKELREIVPNGAKCSIDALLERTIKHMLFLQNVTRHADKLNKMGDSKNVSKDGGLLLRDNFEGGATWAYEVGSQTMVCPIIVEDLNSPRQMLVEMLCEERGSFLEIADIIKGLGLTILKGVMESRNDKIWAHFTVEANRDVTRMEIFLSLVSLFDQASKNGADCSGNVNVPVHEQSFPQMATNAVSVGPRSIQ from the exons ATGGGTTATTTGCTAAAAGAAGCACTTAAAACACTATGTGGTGTTAATCAGTGGTGTTATGCTATTTTTTGGAAGATTGGCTGCCAAAACCCTAA GCTTTTAATATGGGAAGAATGTTATTATGAACCTATCATTTATTCCAATAGTGGGCATGGAATGCAAGCCACAAACAAAGTTCACTTGCTTGTGACCAAAATGATGAAAGACAACTACATCAATCTTTTAGGGGAAGG ATTAGTTGGAAGGGTTGCATTTACTAGAAATCATCAATGGATTGTCTCCGATAACAAAATGCTAGTTCATCCCTCCGAG GTATCAAATGAGGTTTCTACCCAAATCTCTGCTGGCATTCAG ACAATAGCAGTCATTCCTGTTCATCCTCATGGGGTTGTTCAACTTGGTTCATCCTCAGCT ATTATGGAGAATATTGGATTTGTGAATGATGTGAAGAGTTTAATTTCTCAACTTGGATGTGTTCCTGGTGCATTATTAACAGATATCTACATGAAAAATGAAGATGTTATGGAGCCTACTCCATATACTCAGGAACCTATCTGCCATAGGAATTCTATTTTTGCGCATTCATCAGGAAAATCTAAAGTGACAGACGGTACACTTTTTATACCAGACAGCTGCAATAATCAGGGCTACAGCCACTCACCTCAGGCTTCCGGAAGCAGTGGACATACTTCTCTCTCCTTTGGCAGGTGTGTTGGAGATAACCAAGTGGCTAAAGGTTCAACACTTGCAAACTCTAAAGTTTGTCATCAAACTTCTACAAATTTTGATAACAAAATTGATCAAACTGCTTTTGGCTCGTTCTCAGAAAAGTATAACCTGTTTAAATCAATGGAACAAAACATCTCATCAGGTGCATTTTTGGGAGATCATGCTGATACTATCATCTCTCAAGTTGCATGCTCAGATCGACAACTTTTTACAGATGCTCATTTTTCCAGCACTCATGTTG ACACACAGCCCAAGCAAACTTCAAATAAGGATAAGTTAGAACATGAACTATTTCAAGCTCTTACAATGTCCTCAGAAGAAGCATGTCTAAAACCTCCATCAAGAGATGACTTATTTGATATTGTGGGTATGGATTTTGAAAACAAAGTCTTTGGCGGAAGTCGGAATAACTTTGTTAATAATGGGGTTGAATCAAACCTGTTGGGTTTTAGAAAGGATAGTATGGATTTAGAGCTAATTTCAGTTTATGAAGGAGAATCCGATAGTGGTATATATTCATCTGCAACCAGTGACCATCTTTTAGATGCAGTCGTGTCTAAGGTTCAGTCATCTTTGAAACCTAATTCAGATGATATGATGTCATACTCATCATTGACAAAAACCAGCAGCTCCTCTGCTCCTGTTAATTGTTCAACATCTGTTTGGGCTACTCAGGGTATTAATCTGATGCAAAAAGAGCTGCTTGGCGTTCCCAAATCTTTGAAAAGCACCGGGGTGACAAGTTCTTATTCATATAAGGAAGATGGGGGGAACTTTTCTGATACTAGCTCCGTTATTTCATCCCAGATTAGTTCTTGGGCTGACCAACGAAATGAGCTGAAAAAGGATAGTGGTGTTGGATCTGGGAATGCTAAGAAGACGGATGAAATCAGCAAATCAAATCGCAAGAGACTTAAACCTGGAGATAACCCTAGACCTAGACCAAAAGACCGCCAGATGATCCAAGATCGTGTAAAGGAATTAAGAGAAATTGTCCCGAATGGTGCCAAG TGTAGCATTGATGCTTTGCTCGAACGCACAATCAAGCACATGCTTTTCTTGCAAAATGTTACAAGGCATGCAGACAAGCTAAACAAAATGGGGGATTCAAAG AATGTTAGCAAGGACGGTGGACTTTTGTTAAGGGACAACTTTGAAGGAGGAGCAACATGGGCATACGAGGTTGGTTCGCAAACAATGGTCTGTCCTATTATAGTTGAGGATCTGAATTCGCCTCGCCAAATGCTTGTGGAG ATGCTTTGTGAAGAAAGAGGTTCATTCTTAGAGATAGCAGATATTATTAAAGGGTTGGGGTTGACAATCTTGAAGGGGGTGATGGAGTCACGTAATGACAAGATATGGGCACACTTTACTGTAGAG GCTAACAGGGACGTGACACGAATGGAAATATTTCTCTCACTTGTAAGCCTCTTTGACCAAGCTTCTAAGAATGGTGCTGATTGCAGCGGGAATGTGAATGTTCCAGTTCATGAACAATCTTTTCCTCAAATGGCCACAAACGCAGTGAGTGTTGGACCACGTAGTATACAGTAA
- the LOC122605962 gene encoding transcription factor LHW isoform X2, translating into MGYLLKEALKTLCGVNQWCYAIFWKIGCQNPKLLIWEECYYEPIIYSNSGHGMQATNKVHLLVTKMMKDNYINLLGEGLVGRVAFTRNHQWIVSDNKMLVHPSEVSNEVSTQISAGIQTIAVIPVHPHGVVQLGSSSAIMENIGFVNDVKSLISQLGCVPGALLTDIYMKNEDVMEPTPYTQEPICHRNSIFAHSSGKSKVTDGTLFIPDSCNNQGYSHSPQASGSSGHTSLSFGRCVGDNQVAKEKYNLFKSMEQNISSGAFLGDHADTIISQVACSDRQLFTDAHFSSTHVDTQPKQTSNKDKLEHELFQALTMSSEEACLKPPSRDDLFDIVGMDFENKVFGGSRNNFVNNGVESNLLGFRKDSMDLELISVYEGESDSGIYSSATSDHLLDAVVSKVQSSLKPNSDDMMSYSSLTKTSSSSAPVNCSTSVWATQGINLMQKELLGVPKSLKSTGVTSSYSYKEDGGNFSDTSSVISSQISSWADQRNELKKDSGVGSGNAKKTDEISKSNRKRLKPGDNPRPRPKDRQMIQDRVKELREIVPNGAKCSIDALLERTIKHMLFLQNVTRHADKLNKMGDSKNVSKDGGLLLRDNFEGGATWAYEVGSQTMVCPIIVEDLNSPRQMLVEMLCEERGSFLEIADIIKGLGLTILKGVMESRNDKIWAHFTVEANRDVTRMEIFLSLVSLFDQASKNGADCSGNVNVPVHEQSFPQMATNAVSVGPRSIQ; encoded by the exons ATGGGTTATTTGCTAAAAGAAGCACTTAAAACACTATGTGGTGTTAATCAGTGGTGTTATGCTATTTTTTGGAAGATTGGCTGCCAAAACCCTAA GCTTTTAATATGGGAAGAATGTTATTATGAACCTATCATTTATTCCAATAGTGGGCATGGAATGCAAGCCACAAACAAAGTTCACTTGCTTGTGACCAAAATGATGAAAGACAACTACATCAATCTTTTAGGGGAAGG ATTAGTTGGAAGGGTTGCATTTACTAGAAATCATCAATGGATTGTCTCCGATAACAAAATGCTAGTTCATCCCTCCGAG GTATCAAATGAGGTTTCTACCCAAATCTCTGCTGGCATTCAG ACAATAGCAGTCATTCCTGTTCATCCTCATGGGGTTGTTCAACTTGGTTCATCCTCAGCT ATTATGGAGAATATTGGATTTGTGAATGATGTGAAGAGTTTAATTTCTCAACTTGGATGTGTTCCTGGTGCATTATTAACAGATATCTACATGAAAAATGAAGATGTTATGGAGCCTACTCCATATACTCAGGAACCTATCTGCCATAGGAATTCTATTTTTGCGCATTCATCAGGAAAATCTAAAGTGACAGACGGTACACTTTTTATACCAGACAGCTGCAATAATCAGGGCTACAGCCACTCACCTCAGGCTTCCGGAAGCAGTGGACATACTTCTCTCTCCTTTGGCAGGTGTGTTGGAGATAACCAAGTGGCTAAAG AAAAGTATAACCTGTTTAAATCAATGGAACAAAACATCTCATCAGGTGCATTTTTGGGAGATCATGCTGATACTATCATCTCTCAAGTTGCATGCTCAGATCGACAACTTTTTACAGATGCTCATTTTTCCAGCACTCATGTTG ACACACAGCCCAAGCAAACTTCAAATAAGGATAAGTTAGAACATGAACTATTTCAAGCTCTTACAATGTCCTCAGAAGAAGCATGTCTAAAACCTCCATCAAGAGATGACTTATTTGATATTGTGGGTATGGATTTTGAAAACAAAGTCTTTGGCGGAAGTCGGAATAACTTTGTTAATAATGGGGTTGAATCAAACCTGTTGGGTTTTAGAAAGGATAGTATGGATTTAGAGCTAATTTCAGTTTATGAAGGAGAATCCGATAGTGGTATATATTCATCTGCAACCAGTGACCATCTTTTAGATGCAGTCGTGTCTAAGGTTCAGTCATCTTTGAAACCTAATTCAGATGATATGATGTCATACTCATCATTGACAAAAACCAGCAGCTCCTCTGCTCCTGTTAATTGTTCAACATCTGTTTGGGCTACTCAGGGTATTAATCTGATGCAAAAAGAGCTGCTTGGCGTTCCCAAATCTTTGAAAAGCACCGGGGTGACAAGTTCTTATTCATATAAGGAAGATGGGGGGAACTTTTCTGATACTAGCTCCGTTATTTCATCCCAGATTAGTTCTTGGGCTGACCAACGAAATGAGCTGAAAAAGGATAGTGGTGTTGGATCTGGGAATGCTAAGAAGACGGATGAAATCAGCAAATCAAATCGCAAGAGACTTAAACCTGGAGATAACCCTAGACCTAGACCAAAAGACCGCCAGATGATCCAAGATCGTGTAAAGGAATTAAGAGAAATTGTCCCGAATGGTGCCAAG TGTAGCATTGATGCTTTGCTCGAACGCACAATCAAGCACATGCTTTTCTTGCAAAATGTTACAAGGCATGCAGACAAGCTAAACAAAATGGGGGATTCAAAG AATGTTAGCAAGGACGGTGGACTTTTGTTAAGGGACAACTTTGAAGGAGGAGCAACATGGGCATACGAGGTTGGTTCGCAAACAATGGTCTGTCCTATTATAGTTGAGGATCTGAATTCGCCTCGCCAAATGCTTGTGGAG ATGCTTTGTGAAGAAAGAGGTTCATTCTTAGAGATAGCAGATATTATTAAAGGGTTGGGGTTGACAATCTTGAAGGGGGTGATGGAGTCACGTAATGACAAGATATGGGCACACTTTACTGTAGAG GCTAACAGGGACGTGACACGAATGGAAATATTTCTCTCACTTGTAAGCCTCTTTGACCAAGCTTCTAAGAATGGTGCTGATTGCAGCGGGAATGTGAATGTTCCAGTTCATGAACAATCTTTTCCTCAAATGGCCACAAACGCAGTGAGTGTTGGACCACGTAGTATACAGTAA